Proteins encoded within one genomic window of Couchioplanes caeruleus:
- a CDS encoding thymidine phosphorylase, translating to MTEFAAVDVIRAKRDGHTLSDAQIDWVVDAYTKGVVADEQMSALAMAILLRGMAPGEIARWTAAMIASGERLDLSAVSRPTVDKHSTGGVGDKITLPLTPLVAACGAAVPQLSGRGLGHTGGTLDKLESVAGWRARLSNDEFVRQLQDVGAVICAAGEGLAPADRKLYALRDVTGTVEAIPLIASSIMSKKIAEGTGALVLDVKVGTGAFMKDLDMARELARTMVELGGAHGVKTVALLTDMNTPLGLTIGNAIEVEESVEVLAGGGPADVVELTLALAREMLAAAGIDADPAEALRSGAAMDSWKAMIRAQDGDPDAPLPVARETEFLRATEDGVVASVDALGVGLAAWRLGAGRARKEDPVSAGAGVVLKVRPGDRVSAGDVLLELRTDEPGRIPAAQADAAGAIRIAQDAPEPGRLLLDRIA from the coding sequence ATGACGGAATTCGCGGCTGTGGATGTCATCCGGGCGAAGCGGGACGGGCACACGCTGTCCGACGCGCAGATCGACTGGGTCGTCGACGCGTATACGAAGGGTGTCGTCGCCGACGAGCAGATGTCCGCCCTCGCCATGGCGATCCTGCTGCGCGGCATGGCGCCGGGCGAGATCGCGCGCTGGACCGCCGCGATGATCGCCAGCGGTGAGCGGCTCGACCTGTCCGCGGTGTCCCGCCCGACCGTCGACAAGCACTCCACCGGCGGCGTCGGCGACAAGATCACGCTGCCGTTGACCCCGCTGGTGGCCGCCTGTGGCGCCGCCGTGCCGCAGCTCTCCGGCCGGGGCCTCGGCCACACCGGAGGCACCCTCGACAAGCTCGAGTCGGTGGCGGGCTGGCGTGCCCGGCTCAGCAACGACGAGTTCGTCCGGCAGCTTCAGGACGTGGGCGCGGTCATCTGCGCGGCGGGCGAGGGCCTGGCCCCGGCCGACCGCAAGCTGTACGCCCTGCGCGACGTCACCGGGACCGTCGAGGCGATCCCGCTGATCGCCAGCTCGATCATGAGCAAGAAGATCGCCGAGGGCACCGGCGCGCTGGTCCTGGACGTGAAGGTCGGCACCGGCGCGTTCATGAAGGACCTCGACATGGCGCGCGAGCTGGCGCGGACCATGGTGGAGCTGGGCGGGGCGCACGGCGTGAAGACGGTCGCGCTGCTGACCGACATGAACACGCCCCTCGGCCTCACCATCGGCAACGCCATCGAGGTCGAGGAGTCGGTGGAGGTCCTGGCCGGCGGCGGACCGGCCGACGTGGTCGAGCTGACCCTCGCCCTGGCGCGGGAGATGCTCGCCGCGGCGGGCATCGACGCCGACCCGGCCGAGGCGCTGCGCTCCGGGGCCGCCATGGACTCGTGGAAGGCGATGATCCGCGCCCAGGACGGCGACCCGGACGCGCCGCTTCCGGTCGCCCGCGAGACCGAGTTCCTGCGCGCGACCGAGGACGGCGTGGTGGCGTCGGTGGACGCGCTCGGCGTCGGCCTGGCGGCCTGGCGGCTGGGTGCCGGCCGGGCCCGCAAGGAGGATCCGGTGAGCGCCGGCGCCGGCGTCGTGCTCAAGGTGCGCCCCGGCGACCGGGTCAGCGCCGGCGACGTGCTGCTGGAGCTGCGTACCGACGAACCCGGCCGGATCCCCGCCGCGCAGGCCGACGCGGCCGGTGCGATCCGCATCGCGCAGGACGCGCCCGAGCCTGGGCGGCTGCTCCTCGACCGCATAGCCTGA
- a CDS encoding DUF4272 domain-containing protein, whose translation MKAAPDPRAVRDASLDELERLGLPLPPPTFPLVWEPGDGVELRPTAELEARAAVLHVVVGRCFGMPAETAMSWLLASKLVDFVTPPEWQFVAGDRGDHRSFVLHHDAVFALAWLLGLSRHLDPTAPPEDRFMRQMPDLPGGELFNEWRSRSLVAPRDAVEAAVLLDLYYCLDWAFQEAERNGVRPPGEVDSNAVGQRRWALEWAVLFSGPYHDRPPEWEEVDLSV comes from the coding sequence ATGAAGGCGGCCCCCGACCCCCGAGCGGTACGCGACGCCAGCCTGGACGAGCTCGAACGGCTCGGCCTGCCGCTGCCGCCGCCGACGTTCCCGCTGGTCTGGGAGCCGGGCGACGGCGTGGAGCTGCGGCCGACGGCGGAGCTGGAGGCCCGGGCCGCGGTGCTGCACGTGGTCGTGGGCCGGTGCTTCGGCATGCCCGCCGAGACCGCGATGAGCTGGCTGCTCGCCTCGAAGCTCGTGGATTTCGTCACCCCGCCGGAGTGGCAGTTCGTCGCCGGTGACCGGGGCGACCACCGGTCGTTCGTGCTGCACCACGACGCGGTGTTCGCCCTGGCGTGGCTGCTCGGACTGAGCCGCCACCTCGACCCGACGGCCCCGCCGGAGGACAGGTTCATGCGGCAGATGCCGGACCTGCCCGGCGGGGAGCTGTTCAACGAATGGCGGTCGCGGTCGTTGGTGGCGCCGCGGGACGCGGTCGAGGCGGCGGTCCTGCTCGACCTCTACTACTGCCTCGACTGGGCGTTCCAGGAGGCCGAGCGCAACGGCGTGCGCCCGCCCGGCGAGGTCGACAGCAACGCCGTCGGGCAGCGGCGGTGGGCCCTGGAGTGGGCGGTGCTCTTCTCGGGCCCATATCACGACCGCCCGCCGGAATGGGAAGAGGTCGACCTCTCGGTCTAG
- a CDS encoding putative RNA methyltransferase: MIDGALPYLRCPVCGGTLARPGERALSCPLGHSFDIARQGYVNLTAGRSPHSGDSADMIADREAFLAEGHYDFIAEALAAAALPDGLVVDAGTGTGRYLAGVLEAHPAAQGLGIDVSKPALRRAARAHSRAAAALADLWCPLPLADASASTVLNVFAPRNGPEFRRVLRPGGRLLVVTPARDHLAELIAAFGLIKVDPAKAERVAGALGEGFTPEDTTTHRRTLRLTAAETRTLIGMTPSARHVPLEVTGTHEVTVAVDVVAYRPV, encoded by the coding sequence ATGATCGACGGCGCATTGCCATACCTGCGGTGCCCAGTGTGTGGCGGAACACTCGCGCGACCCGGCGAACGGGCGCTGAGCTGCCCGCTCGGGCACTCTTTCGACATCGCCCGGCAGGGGTACGTGAACCTGACGGCGGGCCGATCGCCCCACTCGGGCGACTCGGCCGACATGATCGCGGACCGGGAGGCCTTCCTGGCCGAGGGCCACTACGACTTCATCGCCGAGGCGCTGGCCGCGGCGGCGCTCCCGGACGGCCTGGTGGTCGACGCCGGTACGGGCACCGGCCGCTACCTGGCCGGCGTCCTCGAGGCCCACCCGGCGGCACAGGGCCTGGGGATCGACGTCTCCAAACCGGCCCTGCGCCGCGCCGCCCGGGCGCACTCGCGGGCCGCGGCGGCCCTCGCCGACCTGTGGTGCCCGCTGCCGCTCGCGGACGCCTCGGCGAGCACGGTGCTGAACGTCTTCGCGCCCCGCAACGGCCCGGAGTTCCGCCGCGTCCTGCGGCCCGGCGGAAGGCTGCTGGTGGTCACCCCGGCCCGGGACCATCTCGCCGAGCTCATCGCCGCGTTCGGGCTGATCAAGGTCGACCCGGCCAAGGCGGAGCGGGTCGCCGGGGCACTCGGAGAGGGCTTCACGCCCGAGGACACCACGACCCACCGCCGTACGCTGCGCCTGACCGCGGCGGAGACCCGTACGTTGATCGGTATGACGCCGAGCGCGCGCCATGTCCCGCTCGAGGTCACCGGGACGCACGAGGTCACCGTGGCCGTGGACGTGGTCGCGTACCGCCCGGTCTAG